DNA from Candidatus Stoquefichus sp. SB1:
CAAAGGATTCATTATCTATCGACCATATGGATATGCTTTATGGGAAATGATTCAAGCATATATGGATCAGAAATTTAAAGAAACAGGACATGAAAATGTTTATATGCCGATGTTGATCCCTGAATCATTATTGCAAAAAGAAGCAGACCATGTGGAAGGATTTGCACCTGAATGTGCAGTCGTTACTAAAGGTGGATTGGATGAACTTGAAGAACATTTAGTTATACGTCCAACATCTGAAACATTATTTTGTGAACATTATGCTAAAATTGTGAATTCTTATAGAGATTTACCTAAGTTATATAACCAATGGTGCAGTGTTGTCCGTTGGGAAAAAACAACACGTCCATTTTTAAGAGGATCAGAATTCTTATGGCAAGAGGGACATACAATTCATGCAACAAAAGAAGAAGCAAAAGAAGAAACTATGAGAATGCTTGGTATTTATGAAAATACTGCTAAAGATTTATTAGCCATTCCAATGGTGACTGGTCGTAAAACAGAAAGAGAAAAGTTTGCTGGAGCTGAAGAAACTTATACAATTGAAGCTTTAATGCATGATGGAAAAGCATTACAGTCAGGGACATCACATTATTTTGGTGATGGTTTTGCAAAAGCCTTTGGCATTCAATTCTTGGATAAAGATAACAAGCAAAAATATGTATATCAGACATCTTGGGGTGTTTCTACGAGATTATTAGGGGCTATTATCATGGTTCATGGTGATGATAACGGTTTGGTTTTACCACCAAGAGTTGCGCCAACACAGGTGATGATTATCCCTATTCAGCAACAAAAAGAAGGGATTTTAGATAAAGCTTATGAATTAGAAAAACAGCTGAAAGATTCTGGATTAAGAGTGAAAGTCGATGCTACAGATAAATCACCAGGATGGAAATTTTCTGAAGCAGAAATGCGTGGAGTTCCACTTCGTTTAGAAATAGGTCCAAGAGATTTAGCAAATGGACAATGTGTTGTTGCGAAACGTATTAATGGTGAGAAAATAACATTGTCTATTGATGAAAATCTAGCAGAAACTTTAACAAAATTATTAGATGATATTCATGAAGAAATGTATCAAAAAGCATTAACATTTAGAAATGAACATATTACATCTGTTCAAACATTTGAAGAGTTTAAAGATGTTTTGAATACTAAAGGTGGCTATGTAAAATTACCTTGGTGTGGTGATGAAGCGTGTGAAGTGAAGATTAAAGAAGAAACTGCGGCAACATCACGCTGTATTGATACAGAAGCTCATGTTGATGGTGTATGCCCAATTTGTGGTCAAAAAGCAAAACATATTGTTTATTTTGCAAAAGCTTATTAGTATGTATCTAACGGATACATACTTTTTTCATGAAAAAAGAACTTTATATAAAAGTTCTTGGAATTATTCCTTGATCTTAACTTTTAAAAGATGAATAAGAGAAGCTGCCTGATAAGAATCAATAATAGCTCCTTGAATATCTTGGGGTGTTGTTATGATGTTATTAAGGTCGCATGAAGATAAATCAATCTGATAAAGCGGGGCATGTTGAAGTTCACATTGGTGGAATGTACATTCTTGAAATGTTGATTTTTTAAGATTTGTTTCAATAATACTTGCTTGTGTAAAATCACATTGCTGATAATGGGTTTCTTTATTCTTCATAAATGCTAAATTAGCAAATCGACATGAACATTCTTTAAAATAGACTTGATCAAACATTGATTCTGAAAAATCGGTTCCCATGAGTTTACAATTGATAAATTGCACACGTCGAAAAAGACAGGCATAAAATAACATATTTGATAAATCGCAATTTTGAAAGACAACATCTAAAAAATAGGAATCTTCCTCTTTACATTCTTCCATTGTTATACCTTCAAAGAGACAATTTTTGATTTCGTGATGCGATTGATGAGAATCAAAAATATATTCATTTTCAAAATGTTTAAATTGGATGGTTTCATTATTAATTTCATCTTTTAAAAATGTTTTTTCGATAAATGAAATATCGGGTTTTTTCATTGCTTTCACCTCGCACTTATCATAACATAAATTCATTCTCTTTTAATCTTTTTTATGCTAAAATATATAAAAATGAGGTGACATAATGAAAAGACAAAAACGTATTGCGTTAATTAATGATATAACTGGTTTTGGGAGATGTTCGATTGCTTCAATGGCACCTATTGTTTCAGCTATGAAGATTCAGGCAGTTCCTATTCCTACTGCTATTCTTTCTACACATACTCAATTTCCGGTTTATTATTTTGATGATTATACGCCAAGAATGAGCGATTATATTCAAACTTATAAAGATTTAAATTTAGAATTTGATGCGATTGCGACAGGTTTTTTAGGTTCACAAGAACAAGTTGATATTGTGATTGACTTTATTAGGTATTTTAAAAAAGAAAATGCTTTTGTTTTGGTTGACCCAGTCATGGGAGATCATGGTAAGCTCTATGCAACATATACACCACAGATGTGTCATAAGATGAAAGAATTGGTTCAATATGCTGATCTCATGACCCCTAATTTAACAGAATTAGTGACTTTAGTTGATCAGCCATATCCTGATCATTTGCCATCATTTGATGAATTGAACCAAATGTGTGAAACACTTGCGAAACAAGGACCAAAACATATTGTTGTGACAGGGATTCCTTTCAACGACAAACAGATCTTGAATTTTATTTACAATCAGGATGAAGATTATCAAATTGTGATGGTAGATCGGATTGGACAAGATCGTTGTGGTACCGGTGATGTGATTTCAGCAGTTATTGCTGGATGTTATTTGAATGGTTATCATTTTTATGAGAGTGTTAAAAAGGCAACTGAATTTGCTTCAAAGTGCATTGCTTATTGTGAGAAAATGCAAGTGCCTCATTATTATGGGTTATGTTTTGAGGAATATTTATGGGAATTAGGAGTGGATGAATCATGATATTATATACATTATACGAAAACAGCTATATTGATATAGCTCATTTAGAGACGTTGAAAGATGTTCATGTTTATGTGAATTTAACGAATCGTTGCCCATGTGCCTGCACGTTTTGTTTAAGACAAACAAAAGAAATGCTGGAATCAAATTCATTATGGTTAGAGCGTGAACCATCAGTTGATGAAGTGATTCAAGAATTTCAAAAATATGATTTAGATGATTTCGCTGAAGTTATTTTCTGTGGCTTTGGCGAACCTTTAGAAAGAGTCGATGATGTTGTACAGATTGCTGGCATCTTAAAACTTTATCGCCGAGATTTACCTATTCGTATTAATACAAACGGTTTAGCGAATTTGATTCATAAAAGAGATATAACACCAGAGTTGAAAGGACGTATTGATACGATTTCTATCAGTTTGAATGCCCCTGATGCTAAGGAATATTATGAACTTACACGTAGTCGTTTTGGAATTGAATCTTTTCAGGCAATGTTAGATTTTACAGTTTTATCTAAACAATATGTTCCACATGTGGTTTTGACAGTCGTTGATATTATTGGCTCAGAAAAAATCGCTCAATGTCAGTCGCTATGTGATGAATTGGGTGTGACTTTACGAGTTCGTCCATTTGAAGAATAAGGAGGATGTCAAATGTTATATATGACAAGAGAAGAACGCTTGATTCCATTAGAGAAGATGGTAAATACGAGAGATTTAGGAGGTTATGAAACACAATTTGGAGCCTATAGTAAAGCTCATAAATATATTCGTGCTTCCTCTCCAGCCAATGCTTCTTTAAAGGATTTAAAAACTTTAAAAGATTATGGTGTGAAAGTTGTGATTGATTTAAGAAGTGATTTTGAAAAAGAACATCAGGAAAATCCTTTTCAAAATGATCCAGATATTGATTTTTATGAAGTTAATTTATTTGATTCTTCAACTGCATCTATCGTTCCAGATGAGGTGAAACAATATAAAGACTTAGGTGGTGTTTATATTTATATGTTAGAAGGAATGAAAGATAAGTTTAAAGACATTTTTGATATTTTTTTGAAGTATCCTTATGACTGTATTTTATTTCACTGTTCAGCTGGAAAAGATAGAACAGGTATGACGGCAGCTTTATTGTTAGATTTAATTGGCTGTCATGAATATGATATTGTAAAGGATTATAGTGAATCTTATGAAAATAATATTGAAATTAATGAAAGCTTAAATGCAATGATGGAAAATGAAGAAGCCAAGCAATATTTAAAATCTTCACCTCGTTATATGATGGAAGTTCTTGATTATTTAAGAGAACATTATGGGAGTGCAAAGGAGTATTTATTAAAAATAGGGCTTCAAAATGATGAAATTGAACAATTAATTGAAAATTTTACAATTTAAAAAAGAAAAATGCCTTTTATTTGTGTATATAGAAGTAGGAGGTATTTTTTTATGGAGAAAACATTAACATTAAAACAAAAAGATCGTATTGCAAGAAAAATTTATAAAAGCTATCAAAGGGCACAGTTGGATATTCTTTATCTGAACCAGCATTATAACTATTATCCACAGGTAGATATGTTTAGGATTAAAGATTCATCAACAATTTATCAAAAAGCAGATTCTAAATTTATTCAGCAGTTAGAAAGAAAACAGGAGTTAGAAAATTTTGTGGGAATTGTGAACCAGATACATACCCATCTTTCAAGAGAGGCATATTCTTTTATTGAAAATGAATATTTGAATTTTTATGATGCTTCATGGTGGATGCCTTATTTTTCAAGAGCAAGTTATTATCGAATTAAGCATCGTGCATTAGATGAATTTCTTGAGTGCATTAGTGCATTTTGGAGCGAAAAAGAATTAGTAAAATTAGTCAAATGAGTAGTTGTCAAGCGAAATGAAATTATGTATAATACCAATATCTTGATAAAAAGGAGAAAATTCATGATAAAGAATTTAATTGGTGGAATCGCTGTAGGGATAGCGAATGTTATTCCTGGTGTCAGTGGTGGAACTATGATGGTTATTCTAGGAATTTTTAATCATACAATGGAAGCTATTTCAGGAGTATTTCAAAAAGAAAATGATCATCGTAAGGAAGATATATTATTTTTATTTCAAGTATTATTAGGTGCAGCTATTGGATTGGTTGGATTTGCAAAGGTTCTAGAATTTTTATTTGATCACTATCCAACACAAACAATGTATTGGTTTATTGGGCTTATTGCTTTTAGTATTCCTTTGTTTTTAAAGGGAGAAATGAAAGGTGAAAAAATAAAAATAATTCCATTAATTTGTGGTTTAGGGATTATTTTTGGCTTAGAATTCTTAAATCCGGGTGAAGGGACAGTGAATGTCAATCCAGCTTTTCCATCTGTTGATATGATGTTATGTTTGACAATGATTGTTGTTGGTATTATTGGTGGTGCAACAATGTTGATGCCTGGTGTGAGTGGGTCAATGGTATTATTAATTATTGGTCAATATTATTTGTTTAAATCATACTTAGCCAATGTAACATCTTTTCAACTTAATGTTTTGATTCCACTTTGTTTTATTGGTATTGGCGTTATTATTGGTATTATTTTGAGTGCAAAAGTATGTGACTATTTTATTAAACGTTATAAAGCTGGTTTTTTAAGTTTTATTCTTGGATTAATTATTGCTTCATCTCTTGTTTTGATTCCTTTTGATGCAAGTTATGATTTGATGATGATTGTCACTTCTATAATAGCTCTTGGTTTAGGTGGGGTTATTGTTTTAGGACTTGGTAAATTACAGTAGCAGAAATGCTACTTTTTGTATATCTATTCAAATTTGAGGACATAATTTTTATTAGGAACATTAGCTAATCTTTATTGGCTTTGGATATAAAAAGTATGTTTTATTTCACAAATGATAAGAATAGGTATAGAATAAATACAAATGATTATTCATTTTGGAGGTTTTAATATGAATGTAGAAATTATCAATGTAGGAACAGAATTATTATTAGGAGAGATTGTCAATACAAATGCGACTTTATTACAGAAGGTATGCAAAGATTTAGGTTTTAATGTTTATTTTCAAACTGTTGTAGGTGATAATCCTGAGCGCTTATATGATTGTTTAAAATTAGCCTTTGAAAGAGGTGCTGATTGCGTAATGACAACAGGTGGTTTGGGACCAACAACAGATGATTTAACAAAAGAATTATCAGCTCAATATTTAGGCTTAGAAATGGTTTATAATGAAGTTGAGGCACAAAAGGTTTTACGTAAATGTCAATATTGTACAGGCGTTGAACAGATTCCTGATAATAATTTTAAACAAGCGTTTTATCCTCAAGATGCTTATATATTAGAAAATGATATGGGAACTGCAAATGGTTGTGTCATGCATAAAGGTCAAAAGATGATTATAAACTTACCTGGACCACCTAAGGAAATCAGTTATGTTGTAGAACATTCACTTATTCCTTATCTTTTACAGTATAAACAAGAAACAATTTATACATATGAATATTTAACAATGTTTATTGGTGAAAGTAAGCTCGATGAGATATTACATGATTTGATTAGTGGTCAGCAAGACGTTTCAATAGCTTTATATGCTGGCGAGGAAACGGTTAGAGTGAGATTAGCTGTCAAAGCATCTGATCAAAAAAGTGCTGATGCTTTGATGAAAGATATACGATTAGAGATTGAAAAAAGAATTAAACCTTTTATTATTTTTGAAAAAGATTTAAAAGAGGCATTATTAAAACATATGGTTCCTATTTCAATTCAATATAAAGGTCATTTTCTATTGAAAGACGATTTTTTAAAACCTTATTTATCAGATCATCCAAAAGTAAATATAATTGTTGAGACAAAACAAAATCCATTGGGTGAAGTGGTTATTTTCCATTTCAATGATTTTGTGTTTGAAGTTCCTACGTTTGTGAAAGCCGACTATTCTTATGGAAAAGTGGAAGCAAGATTTATAGCTCAATTTTATAAATATTTAATGACAAATCAATAAATGACATATTTGACAAATGAAGCGGTTTCACATAATATTTTTGTTGAAAATAATCAAAATATTATGTGAAATGAGAAAATAAATTGTATTTTTACGATTTCTGTATATAATAACAATGTACTTTTTGTAGTACAGAATCGGGGGATATGAAGTGAAATTTAAAATTGATAATTGTCACTATGATTTAGTGAAAGATCTCTTAGTTAGTCTTGATTCTTTAGTTAAGAATGTAGAAAAAGACTATAATGGGACAATTGTGACATTACAAGATGGTAATTCACAAGAAGATTTAATGAAAATTTTAAATCAAGATCCTTTGCATAGATTTTGCGAAAATTCAAATGTTTATGCACTTTAGAAGCTACGGCTTCTTTTTTTATCTATTAATATAAAATATATTTTGATAAATGAAAAGCAAGATATATTTAAGAATGAATAAATATGGTACTTTTAAAAAGTATTCCTATCTTTTTACTATGTAAGAGTTTACAAATGATAAAAAGATGAAAAACAGTGATAAAAACAACGGAATTTATATTTTTCTCTTGCGAATTTTATGACTTTATTTATAATGGGAATTGTCCTAAGGGATAAGATGTATGTCATATCATAATATTTCCGACATACATATCAGCAGACAAAAGTATTCATATAAGTTATACTCACAAAGGTAATCTTTTATTGGAGGCAGCAGTCCAGTAAAAATATAGAGAACAGCAGCTCTATTGATTATCGGTATAAGAAAAGAGCGAAATTAGGGGTTTCGCTCTTTTCTTATACTCATAAATGAATTAGTTTTCAATAAGTTCAATAAACTTTAAAGATGCAGGTGTTAATGTTTTTCTGGTTAGGTAGGCATAACCAATACTTCTTTTGGGGATTGGATGGCTAAGTTGAATTTCGTGGATAAGATGATTGTTTAAATCAGATAATGAAAATTCTTTGATAACACATGCTTTACCTAAATTGTTTTTAGCTGCATCTAATAAAAGATCGTGTGAACCTAATTCAATACTGGCTTTTAAAAGAATGCCATGGCTCGCAAAGTGGTAATCGACAAATTGTCTAGAGTTTGAAGATCTTTCAAGTAAAATTAATGATTCTTGTGAGAGTTCATGTAAGTTATATATTTTATTATCTTTTTCTTTGGATACAAAGATGTCATGAACCTGAAGACACTCTTGGATGGTAATAGCTTCGTCATGTAAAGGCATGTTAATAAATCCTATTTCTATTTGACCTGTTTTTAATAAATTGATAATTTCTAAACTTGTTCGATTGACCATTTTAATAGTGACATGAGGATAAAGCTGATTAAACTTAACAAGGTAGGGCATAATATAATTTTGGCTTAATGTATCACCTGCTCCAATTGTTAATTCACCTTTTGTCAGTTCATGCTGGTTTACAATTTGATTTTCAGCACTGGTAATTAATGAAAGAGCATGCGATATCTGCTGATAAAGAAGAGCACCTTCTTTAGTGAGAATGACTCCTTTGGATTGTCTGATAAAGAGCTGGGTATTGAGTTCTTTCTCTAAAGCATGGATAGCTTGAGAAACGGCAGATTGTGATATAAATAGATTTCTAGCGGCTAAAGAAAAGGATAAGGTTGAGGCAGCTTCATTAAAAATTTTGTATTGTTCAAGTTTAATATTCATATTAGTTCTCCTTATATCATATTTGTTAAATATTAATTTTACTAATAGATAAAAGTATCATATAATAATGCTGTTGATTCGTCAATGAATTGACTCAAAAGATTGAATAAATCTGTTTAAGATTAGGAAATAAAGAAAGGAAGATATTTATGTCTGGAATTGTTGTTGTAGGAAGTCAATGGGGTGATGAAGGGAAAGGGAAGATTACTGATTACCTTGCTCAAAAGGCTGATGTTGTTGTCCGTTATCAAGGGGGAAATAATGCTGGTCATACAATTGAATTTAATGGTCAGAAGTTTGCTTTAAGATTAATTCCTTCAGGTATTTTTACATCTGGAAATGTCATATTAGGAAATGGAATGGTTATTAATCCCAAGGCATTACTTGAAGAAATGAAATATTTAAACGATGCTGGTATTTGTACTGATGGTATCAAGATTAGTGATCGTGCTCATGTAATTTTACCTTATCATTTAGAAATTGATGCAATGCAGGAAACATTACGTGGTGATAAGAACATCGGAACAACAAAAAAAGGAATTGGTCCTACTTACGTTGATAAATATGCACGTATTGGTATTCGTATGGGTGAATTGATTAACGAAGATTTGTTTAAAGCAAGATTAGAGGAAGTTTTGCCTTTAAAATTAAGAGAATATCCAGAATTAGATTTTTGTGTTGAAGATATATTCCAAGAATATAAAGAATATGCTAAAATAATAAAACCAATGATCACTGATACTGGTTTATTGTTGGATGAGTATTTGAGACAAGGAAAAAAGGTTTTGTTTGAAGGTGCACAAGGAACAATGTTAGACATTGATTATGGAACATATCCATATGTCACAAGTTCGCATCCTGGTGCCAATGGTGTGTGTGAAGGAGCAGGAATCGGTCCGGTTCATATTAACGAAGTTGTTGGGATTGTGAAGGCTTATACAACACGTGTGGGTTCTGGAGCATTTCCAACTGAAATTGATGATGAAATTGGTAATCGTATTCGTGAAGTTGGGCATGAGTATGGAACTGTGACGAAACGTCCACGTCGTATTGGATGGTTTGACGCAGTGGTTGTGAATCAGTCAAGAAGAATAAGTGGATTAACAGGGTTATCTCTTATGTTATTGGATGTTTTAACAGGAATTGAAACATTGAAATTATGTACAGCTTACAAGCTCAATGGTGAAGTGATTCATGCATTACCAGCAGTTATTCAGGATTTGGATAAAGTTGAACCTATTTATGAAGAAATGCCTGGATGGCATGAAGATATTACAAAAGTCACATCTTTTGAAGAATTACCAATGAATTGTCAAAATTATTTAAAGCGAATCAGTGAATTGGTTCATTGTCCAATTGTAATGTTTTCAGTTGGACCTGATAGAGAACAAACAATTATATTAAAAGAAGTGATTTAAGAGGAGGGAAAGCGTGAAAAGAGAATTAGTCATTGTTTTAGATTTCGGTGGACAATACAATCAGTTAGTTGCTCGTAGAGTACGTGAATGTAATGTTTATTGTGAAATTTATTCATATAAAGTTGATATTGAAAAGATTAAAGAAATGAATCCAAAAGGGATTATCTTAACAGGTGGACCAAATAGCTGTTATGAAGAAAATTCACCTACATATTCAAAAGAATTGTTTGAATTAGGGATTCCAGTTTTAGGATTATGTTATGGGGCACAATTGATGCAGCATGTTTTAGGTGGAAAAGTTGAACGTGCTGAGGTGAGAGAATATGGAAAATCAAATTTAACAGTTAACAACAATTCTCCACTTTTTAGCAATGTTGAAAAAGAAAGCATTTGCTGGATGAGTCATTTTGATTATATTTCTCAAACAGCACCAGGTTTTGAAATTACGGCAACAACTCCTGATTGTCCAGTTGCTGCTTGTGAGAATATAAAACAAAATTTATATGCAATTCAATTCCATCCTGAAGTTTTACATACAAAAGAAGGAACAAAGATGTTATCAAACTTTGTTTTAAATGTTTGCGGATGTGCTGGTGATTGGCGTATGGATTCTTTTGTTGAGGAACAAATCAAAGCCATTAAAGAAAAAGTTGGAAATGGTAAAGTTTTATGTGCTTTATCAGGTGGGGTTGATTCATCAGTTGCTGCAGTTTTATTATCAAAGGCTATTGGGAATCAATTGACTTGTGTTTTTGTTGATCATGGGTTACTTCGTAAAAATGAAGGTGATGAAGTAGAGAAAGTTTTTGGACCTGATGGCAATTATGATTTGAATTTTATTAGAGTCAATGCACAACAAAGATATTATGATAAGTTAAAAGGTATTGAAGAACCAGAAGCGAAAAGAAAAATTATTGGTGAAGAGTTTATTCGTGTCTTTGAAGAAGAAGCTCAAAAGATCGGTGCAGTTGATTTCTTGGTTCAAGGGACAATTTATCCTGATATTGTAGAAAGTGGCTTAGGTGGTGAATCTGCCGTCATTAAGTCACATCATAATGTAGGGGGATTACCTGATTGTGTGGACTTTAAAGAAATCATTGAACCTCTAAGAGATTTATTTAAAGATGAAGTACGTAAGGTTGGTTTAGAATTGGGGATTCCTGAATATCTAGTCTTTAGACAACCTTTCCCAGGACCAGGGCTTGGTATTCGTATTATTGGTGAAGTGACTGAAGAAAAAGTGAAAATTGTTCAAGATGCTGATTTCATATATCGTGAAGAAATTGCAAAAGCTGGACTTGATCGTTCAATTGGACAATATTTTGCAGCTCTTACAAATATGCGCTCAGTTGGTGTTATGGGTGATGAGAGAACTTATGATTATGCAGTTGTCTTACGTGCAGTGAATACAATTGATTTTATGACTGCTGAATCTGCCGAAATTCCTTATCAAGTTTTAAATAAAGTGATGTCTCGTATTATTAATGAGGTTCGTGGTGTGAATAGAGTATTCTATGATATTACATCTAAACCGCCAGGGACAATAGAGTTTGAATAGTATATTAAATGTGAAAAAGTTCGATTGAATCGGGCTTTTTTTGCTTTTGAAAGTCGGAATGATACACTTTTGATACACCTGTAATATTAGGTTTACTATTATTTTTCGTTTGGGAGTTTACTTATGAGAAATCTACAATGGATAGGAGGTGTAATAAAAAAACACAGGAATTTTAAATTCCTGCTATTTGTAAGATTCATATTTCTTTTTTAAACATTCGTAATAAGCTTTTTCGAGTTCATCATTATTAAATTCAGTATTTAATTGATCAAAATATTCATCTAATTCTTTAGAAATAAATGAAGGCTTTTGAATTGGATAGTTTAACATCCATTCAGTGTAGTTTGCAGTTGAAATAACTCCAGCACGTTCTTTTTTAGCCATTTCTAACCAGTCAGAAAGCTGATCAATCAAAACATCATTTTTAATAATGCCATGCTTGTTTTGATTAAAGCGTAAAATTATTTGACCATCTAACTCATCAATGTCTAAACCATAAAATTGTGCTAACCAAAATAGAGTATATATAACTTTTTCACTGCTATACAAATCGGTATCTTCTAGCATGAATGATGTAGTATGTAATTTATCAGCAAGTTTATTTATTGTTTCTTTATTTCTTGGTTTCTTCATTTCTCTTTCATATTGAGAAATAGTAGAATAGGCAGATTTCTTTGAAAGACCGATTTGTTCGCCTAACTCGCTTTGGTCAATCTTTCTATATTTACGAATTGTTCTTAAATTAGATCCAAATGACATATAATTATGCCTCCTTTATGTAAAAATTATAGGGCTGATCAACAATAGCCACAAATCTAGTATAACAGAAATAATAAAAAAATAAAATAAAATGAACTAAAATTAGGTCAAAATATTGATTTCGTATAAAATTGATGTTACAATCAATGTGCAATTGACCTGAATAAAGGTCAATGGAAAGGAGGAATATGAAAGAGACGAAATTATTTATTACACCAGAAGAAATTGTTGAAACGACAGGAATGTCTATGGCTTACGCATATAAGCTTATTAAACGATTAAATTCTGAACTTGAAGCAAAGGGCTTTGTTACAATTCGAGGAAAAGTAAGTAGAGAATATTTCCAAGAAAGAGTGTATGGAGTTAAGGTAAAACAAGATGCCAGCGTATAAGGATAAAAATGGAACATGGTATGCGAGCTACTTTAAGAAATGTTGGACTGGCGAAAGGAAAAGGACAGTTAAAAGAGGCTTTAGGACAAAGAAGGATGCCGAAAGATTTCTAGCAACAGAGAGATTAAAAGATGCAAAGGATTTAGATATGACTTTTGAATCATTTTTAGAAATTTATTTAAATGATTTAAGAAACCGTATTAAAGAAAATACAATGATAACGAAAGTTTGTTTGATTAATGATAAAATTCTCCCTTATTTTAAAAATCTTAAAATGAATGAGATCAGTGTTTCAGATATAACACAATGGCAAAATGAACTGCTTGCTTATCGTGATGTAAATCAAAAGCCATATTCACCAGTCTATTTAAAAACTATTCATAACCAATTAAGTGCCATTTTTAATCATGCTTGTAAAAGATATGGTTTACCAAGTAATCCTGCTAGGAATGCTGGTAACATGGGCAAGGAACAATATAAAGAAATGCACTTTTGGGTTAAGGAAGAATATTTAAAGTTTTCTGAAGTTATGATGGATAAAGATGGTATTTATCAAGCATTTGAAATTTTATATTGGTGCGGTTTACGTTTGGGGGAAATGCTAGCATTAACACCAGCAGATTTTGATTTTGAAAAAGAAACTTTAAGAGTAAATAAATCCTATCAAAGACTTAATGGAAAAGATGTTATCACGAATCCAAAAACAATTAAAAGTAATCGAGTCAT
Protein-coding regions in this window:
- the proS gene encoding proline--tRNA ligase, with protein sequence MANNKVKNDAITSRDEDFAQWYTDVCRKAELMDYSSVKGFIIYRPYGYALWEMIQAYMDQKFKETGHENVYMPMLIPESLLQKEADHVEGFAPECAVVTKGGLDELEEHLVIRPTSETLFCEHYAKIVNSYRDLPKLYNQWCSVVRWEKTTRPFLRGSEFLWQEGHTIHATKEEAKEETMRMLGIYENTAKDLLAIPMVTGRKTEREKFAGAEETYTIEALMHDGKALQSGTSHYFGDGFAKAFGIQFLDKDNKQKYVYQTSWGVSTRLLGAIIMVHGDDNGLVLPPRVAPTQVMIIPIQQQKEGILDKAYELEKQLKDSGLRVKVDATDKSPGWKFSEAEMRGVPLRLEIGPRDLANGQCVVAKRINGEKITLSIDENLAETLTKLLDDIHEEMYQKALTFRNEHITSVQTFEEFKDVLNTKGGYVKLPWCGDEACEVKIKEETAATSRCIDTEAHVDGVCPICGQKAKHIVYFAKAY
- a CDS encoding pentapeptide repeat-containing protein; the encoded protein is MKKPDISFIEKTFLKDEINNETIQFKHFENEYIFDSHQSHHEIKNCLFEGITMEECKEEDSYFLDVVFQNCDLSNMLFYACLFRRVQFINCKLMGTDFSESMFDQVYFKECSCRFANLAFMKNKETHYQQCDFTQASIIETNLKKSTFQECTFHQCELQHAPLYQIDLSSCDLNNIITTPQDIQGAIIDSYQAASLIHLLKVKIKE
- a CDS encoding pyridoxamine kinase gives rise to the protein MKRQKRIALINDITGFGRCSIASMAPIVSAMKIQAVPIPTAILSTHTQFPVYYFDDYTPRMSDYIQTYKDLNLEFDAIATGFLGSQEQVDIVIDFIRYFKKENAFVLVDPVMGDHGKLYATYTPQMCHKMKELVQYADLMTPNLTELVTLVDQPYPDHLPSFDELNQMCETLAKQGPKHIVVTGIPFNDKQILNFIYNQDEDYQIVMVDRIGQDRCGTGDVISAVIAGCYLNGYHFYESVKKATEFASKCIAYCEKMQVPHYYGLCFEEYLWELGVDES
- a CDS encoding TIGR04100 family radical SAM protein; translated protein: MILYTLYENSYIDIAHLETLKDVHVYVNLTNRCPCACTFCLRQTKEMLESNSLWLEREPSVDEVIQEFQKYDLDDFAEVIFCGFGEPLERVDDVVQIAGILKLYRRDLPIRINTNGLANLIHKRDITPELKGRIDTISISLNAPDAKEYYELTRSRFGIESFQAMLDFTVLSKQYVPHVVLTVVDIIGSEKIAQCQSLCDELGVTLRVRPFEE
- a CDS encoding tyrosine-protein phosphatase translates to MLYMTREERLIPLEKMVNTRDLGGYETQFGAYSKAHKYIRASSPANASLKDLKTLKDYGVKVVIDLRSDFEKEHQENPFQNDPDIDFYEVNLFDSSTASIVPDEVKQYKDLGGVYIYMLEGMKDKFKDIFDIFLKYPYDCILFHCSAGKDRTGMTAALLLDLIGCHEYDIVKDYSESYENNIEINESLNAMMENEEAKQYLKSSPRYMMEVLDYLREHYGSAKEYLLKIGLQNDEIEQLIENFTI
- a CDS encoding MG284/MPN403 family protein, encoding MEKTLTLKQKDRIARKIYKSYQRAQLDILYLNQHYNYYPQVDMFRIKDSSTIYQKADSKFIQQLERKQELENFVGIVNQIHTHLSREAYSFIENEYLNFYDASWWMPYFSRASYYRIKHRALDEFLECISAFWSEKELVKLVK
- a CDS encoding DUF368 domain-containing protein, giving the protein MIKNLIGGIAVGIANVIPGVSGGTMMVILGIFNHTMEAISGVFQKENDHRKEDILFLFQVLLGAAIGLVGFAKVLEFLFDHYPTQTMYWFIGLIAFSIPLFLKGEMKGEKIKIIPLICGLGIIFGLEFLNPGEGTVNVNPAFPSVDMMLCLTMIVVGIIGGATMLMPGVSGSMVLLIIGQYYLFKSYLANVTSFQLNVLIPLCFIGIGVIIGIILSAKVCDYFIKRYKAGFLSFILGLIIASSLVLIPFDASYDLMMIVTSIIALGLGGVIVLGLGKLQ
- a CDS encoding molybdopterin-binding protein; protein product: MNVEIINVGTELLLGEIVNTNATLLQKVCKDLGFNVYFQTVVGDNPERLYDCLKLAFERGADCVMTTGGLGPTTDDLTKELSAQYLGLEMVYNEVEAQKVLRKCQYCTGVEQIPDNNFKQAFYPQDAYILENDMGTANGCVMHKGQKMIINLPGPPKEISYVVEHSLIPYLLQYKQETIYTYEYLTMFIGESKLDEILHDLISGQQDVSIALYAGEETVRVRLAVKASDQKSADALMKDIRLEIEKRIKPFIIFEKDLKEALLKHMVPISIQYKGHFLLKDDFLKPYLSDHPKVNIIVETKQNPLGEVVIFHFNDFVFEVPTFVKADYSYGKVEARFIAQFYKYLMTNQ